In Candidatus Methylomirabilota bacterium, the genomic window GACTTCGCCGAGTTCCGGGCGTCGGACCTCGTCAAGCTCGACATCCTCCTCAACGGGGACCCCGTCGATGCCCTGTCGGTGATCGTCCACCGGGACAAGGCCTACGAGCGGGGTAAGCTCCTGGCCGAGAAGCTCAAGGGCGTGATCCCGCGGCAGCTCTTCGAGGTGGTCATCCAGGCGGCCATCGGCAGCCGCGTCATCGCCCGGGAGTCGGTGCGCCCGCTCAAGAAGAACGTCACGGCCAAGTGCTACGGCGGCGACATCACCCGGAAACGCAAGCTTCTGGAACGCCAGAAGGAAGGCAAGAAGCGGATGAAGCAGCTCGGTCGCGTGGAGATCCCCCAAGAGGCGTTTCTCTCCGTCCTCCGGTCCTGAGGCCCATGACGCGACCGATCAATCACACCGAGCCAGAGACGGTCTCCGAGCCGGTGATGCGCGTCCGGCGGAAGTCCGTGGTCCGGGAGTACGTCGAGGCGATCCTGATCGCCGTCCTCCTGGCGCTCCTGATCCGGACCTTCGTGGTCCAGGCCTTCAAGATCCCGTCGGGCTCGATGATTCCGACCCTGCTGGTGGGCGACCACATCCTGGTCAACAAGTTCATCTACCGTTTCCGCGACCCGGCGCGCGGCGACGTCATCGTCTTCAAGTACCCGGTCGAGGAGCACCGCGACTTCATCAAGCGGGTGATCGGCGTCGGCGGCGAGGATGTCTACATCAAGGACCGGCAGGTCTTCATCAATTGCCAGCCGGTCGAGCCCACGTGCCAGGCCATCCGGGAACCCTGGGCCTACTACGAGGACCGGATGGGCCTCGGCGGGGAGACCTTCGGGCCGGTCCACGTTCCGGCCGGCTCGTACTTCGTGATGGGCGACAACCGGA contains:
- the lepB gene encoding signal peptidase I codes for the protein MTRPINHTEPETVSEPVMRVRRKSVVREYVEAILIAVLLALLIRTFVVQAFKIPSGSMIPTLLVGDHILVNKFIYRFRDPARGDVIVFKYPVEEHRDFIKRVIGVGGEDVYIKDRQVFINCQPVEPTCQAIREPWAYYEDRMGLGGETFGPVHVPAGSYFVMGDNRNNSQDSRYWGFVKGEKIKGRAFIIYWSWDGDREDKALWERVRWGRLGRLIY